A single region of the Thermoleophilum album genome encodes:
- a CDS encoding glycosyltransferase yields the protein MHVLHELTSGLGGAEVFTVDLVHELRRREVDARLAVTRSAPTAVAEELADRDIPFFAVGRKGRREVHKFRRFISYLRRERVTLVHGHMFGSNLWATLCAKAAGVPATVVHEHAWAFQRWRPRSIVDRALIAPLADRFVAVSDWVASGLVEVERIPRERVVVIPAGRRLADPLPRSQARAELGLAASDLVIGTVAVMRREKALDKLVQAVAMLRASTNVKLVLVGDGPERERIVQAAHAAGVADRTWFAGARPDAARLVSAFDVAALSSDFEGSPLFVIEAMAAGVPVVAPAVGGIPELASDAAVLAPDNSPRALCAALERVVGDRRLRETLGQRGKQRVHRYEIGRVAEEIHALYEEILARRFRR from the coding sequence GTGCACGTTCTGCACGAGCTCACGTCGGGGCTCGGTGGTGCCGAGGTGTTCACGGTTGATCTCGTTCACGAGTTACGCCGACGCGAAGTCGATGCGCGCCTGGCAGTCACGCGCTCGGCACCGACCGCAGTTGCCGAGGAGCTGGCGGACAGAGATATTCCGTTCTTCGCGGTGGGACGCAAAGGGCGACGGGAGGTGCATAAGTTCCGTCGCTTCATCTCTTACCTGCGCCGAGAGCGCGTCACGCTCGTCCACGGGCACATGTTCGGGTCCAACCTGTGGGCGACGCTGTGCGCGAAAGCGGCCGGGGTGCCGGCAACGGTCGTGCACGAGCACGCGTGGGCTTTCCAGCGCTGGCGCCCACGCTCGATCGTCGACAGAGCACTCATCGCTCCGTTGGCCGACCGCTTCGTAGCTGTCAGCGACTGGGTTGCGAGTGGTCTCGTCGAGGTCGAGCGCATACCCCGCGAGCGGGTGGTCGTCATTCCCGCCGGCCGGCGTCTTGCCGACCCCCTGCCCCGGTCGCAAGCGCGGGCGGAACTCGGGCTCGCCGCGAGCGATCTCGTGATCGGCACGGTAGCGGTGATGCGCCGCGAAAAGGCGCTCGACAAGCTCGTCCAGGCTGTCGCGATGCTTCGCGCGAGCACCAACGTGAAGCTCGTGCTGGTTGGTGATGGGCCCGAGCGGGAGCGAATCGTCCAGGCTGCACACGCAGCGGGTGTCGCCGATCGCACCTGGTTCGCTGGCGCCCGTCCCGACGCGGCGCGTCTCGTATCGGCTTTCGATGTGGCTGCTCTTAGCTCAGACTTCGAGGGCAGCCCGCTTTTCGTGATCGAAGCGATGGCGGCTGGGGTGCCTGTGGTAGCGCCGGCGGTTGGTGGTATCCCGGAGCTGGCCAGTGATGCGGCCGTGCTAGCGCCCGACAATTCGCCACGAGCCCTGTGCGCGGCTCTCGAGCGCGTCGTGGGCGACCGACGCTTGCGAGAAACGCTGGGGCAGCGCGGCAAACAACGCGTGCATCGCTACGAGATCGGACGCGTCGCCGAAGAGATTCACGCGCTCTACGAAGAGATCCTCGCTCGCCGCTTTCGTAGGTGA
- a CDS encoding O-antigen ligase family protein, giving the protein MIGALAALAPTTAVGVTLGLVLLLVTVVRPVAGLALFTYLAILETTPLLLNGVTAAKLLGVLLFAVWLGAVAVNSAGLRHLAVERPAVLAVLLLFGVWTTLSVVHASEPAASGPPLMRLWMDIALVLVAYAFLTDARAKLTVFKGWALGTVTAVIAGLLFGPSLSATEGRFVAVGTDPNEFATLSVASIAFCVGLAITRGRASVERALWSLFAVIACLAVFLTGSRGGLVALAAAAVAAVAVAQRRRGRALAAVIVLCGLAVAYFSAIAPPEVRARIINPGSGTGRTDLWTVATRMIEANPLLGVGVGNFPEEAGRYLLVPGLLRETQFIVVDPKVAHNAYLEVAAETGLPGLALFVALLGIAFASCRRAWLRAEAIGDRHLAVAARALFVALVAYAVAIVWLSQQYGKQLWLLLALAFALPDLAAAPDRQRASSPQASQRRRRWTAPRARRRAATATTR; this is encoded by the coding sequence GTGATCGGCGCGCTTGCGGCGCTAGCTCCCACAACCGCCGTCGGTGTCACGCTCGGGCTGGTGCTGCTTCTGGTGACCGTCGTCCGCCCGGTTGCCGGGCTCGCGTTGTTTACCTACCTCGCGATCCTCGAGACAACACCGCTGTTGCTCAACGGTGTCACTGCAGCAAAGCTGCTCGGCGTTCTCCTCTTCGCCGTGTGGCTCGGTGCTGTAGCAGTCAACAGCGCCGGGTTGCGCCATCTTGCGGTGGAGCGCCCCGCCGTTTTGGCGGTCCTGCTCCTGTTCGGCGTATGGACGACTTTGAGCGTCGTGCACGCAAGCGAACCCGCCGCGAGCGGGCCACCGCTCATGCGGCTCTGGATGGACATCGCGTTGGTTTTGGTCGCGTACGCCTTTCTCACCGATGCTCGCGCGAAGCTGACTGTGTTTAAAGGGTGGGCTCTCGGAACGGTCACGGCAGTGATTGCTGGACTGCTGTTCGGGCCGTCGCTAAGTGCCACCGAGGGGAGATTCGTTGCCGTGGGCACCGACCCCAACGAGTTCGCGACGCTGTCTGTGGCGAGCATCGCGTTCTGCGTTGGCTTGGCTATCACGCGTGGACGCGCTTCGGTCGAGCGTGCGCTCTGGTCGCTTTTTGCGGTCATCGCTTGCCTGGCCGTGTTTCTCACGGGCTCGCGGGGAGGGCTCGTGGCGCTGGCCGCCGCGGCGGTTGCCGCGGTCGCTGTGGCGCAGCGACGGCGAGGACGGGCGCTTGCAGCGGTAATTGTCTTGTGCGGTCTGGCCGTTGCTTATTTCTCGGCCATTGCACCGCCCGAGGTGCGGGCGCGGATCATCAACCCGGGCTCGGGGACTGGGCGCACCGACCTTTGGACAGTCGCGACACGGATGATCGAAGCCAACCCGCTGCTCGGAGTCGGCGTGGGCAACTTCCCCGAGGAGGCAGGGCGCTACCTGCTTGTGCCCGGTCTCTTGCGTGAAACACAGTTCATCGTTGTCGACCCGAAGGTGGCCCACAACGCTTATCTCGAGGTCGCGGCCGAGACCGGGTTGCCGGGACTCGCTCTCTTCGTCGCGTTGCTCGGAATCGCGTTCGCGTCGTGCCGGCGTGCCTGGCTGCGGGCCGAGGCCATCGGCGACCGCCACCTCGCGGTCGCGGCGCGAGCGCTCTTTGTCGCGCTGGTTGCATATGCGGTTGCGATTGTTTGGCTTTCGCAGCAGTACGGGAAGCAGCTCTGGTTGCTGTTGGCCCTGGCCTTCGCTCTGCCCGATCTTGCAGCGGCACCCGACCGGCAGAGAGCATCCTCGCCGCAAGCCTCGCAGCGCCGTCGACGGTGGACGGCGCCACGCGCCCGCAGACGAGCTGCAACGGCGACCACGCGATAG